In Bacteriovorax stolpii, a single genomic region encodes these proteins:
- a CDS encoding HD domain-containing protein, whose protein sequence is MEIRDPVHGSIHILDEEIPIIRDDFFQRLRNIKQLGFSEYVFPGATHTRFIHSIGVMNIANSAFDRLFKHRLQDKNIQRLKETFKLACLLHDVGHAPLSHSTETVMPKLSELNIPKDFLSLKDQKNDRQATHEDYTIKSIVDSSFAGSFSLVEKKFGLERKHIADLITGHTSDPDYFKVDGINYFPVLSQLVSSELDCDRMDYLLRDSYFCGVSYGSYDLDWMLDNLEVCVENDMAYLGINERAVVTFDDFLLSRYHMFIMVYFHYRAVCLEQLLFKYFRTSPSEYVIPASIEEYIEHDDQFLMKVLRKSKNKYAEAVVKNQVPQKIFESFNDNQEKKLTEILNYLAQENIEFIRSSSSGRLSKYYVDETSISKYPMKVVRKLFGSDQKITFDINEATDLFTKFAKSHAVNRLHCDFETLTPVQQKRILELIHAR, encoded by the coding sequence ATGGAAATTCGCGATCCCGTTCATGGCTCTATCCACATCCTCGATGAAGAAATTCCCATTATCCGTGATGATTTTTTTCAGCGTTTAAGAAACATCAAACAACTTGGTTTTTCTGAATACGTTTTCCCCGGAGCAACTCACACCAGATTCATTCACTCTATTGGTGTTATGAATATTGCCAACAGTGCTTTTGACAGACTTTTCAAACACCGCTTGCAAGACAAGAACATCCAGAGATTAAAAGAAACTTTTAAGCTGGCCTGTCTTCTTCACGATGTCGGACACGCTCCTCTGTCTCACTCGACAGAAACAGTGATGCCGAAACTTTCAGAACTAAATATTCCAAAAGACTTCCTTTCCCTTAAAGATCAAAAAAATGACCGCCAGGCGACTCACGAGGACTACACAATCAAGTCTATCGTCGACAGTTCATTTGCCGGTTCATTCTCACTTGTAGAAAAAAAATTCGGACTAGAGAGAAAACACATTGCTGACTTAATCACTGGACATACAAGTGACCCGGATTATTTTAAAGTCGATGGAATTAATTACTTCCCTGTCCTGTCTCAGCTGGTTTCAAGTGAACTAGACTGTGACCGCATGGACTACCTGCTTCGCGACAGTTATTTCTGTGGAGTAAGCTACGGTTCATACGACCTGGATTGGATGCTGGATAACCTAGAAGTGTGTGTGGAAAACGACATGGCCTACCTGGGGATTAACGAAAGGGCCGTAGTGACTTTCGATGATTTCCTACTGTCTCGCTACCACATGTTCATCATGGTGTACTTCCACTACCGTGCTGTGTGCTTGGAGCAATTGCTCTTTAAGTACTTCAGGACTTCACCTTCTGAATACGTCATCCCGGCGAGTATTGAAGAGTACATCGAACACGATGACCAATTCCTGATGAAGGTTTTAAGAAAATCGAAAAACAAATATGCTGAAGCGGTTGTGAAGAATCAAGTTCCGCAAAAAATCTTCGAGTCTTTCAACGATAACCAGGAAAAGAAGCTCACTGAAATCCTGAACTACCTGGCACAGGAAAATATCGAATTTATCAGAAGCTCTTCAAGCGGACGCCTTTCAAAATATTATGTGGATGAAACAAGTATTTCGAAGTACCCGATGAAAGTTGTCAGAAAGCTTTTCGGAAGCGACCAAAAAATCACTTTCGATATCAACGAAGCCACTGACCTCTTCACTAAATTTGCTAAATCTCACGCGGTTAACCGCCTTCACTGCGATTTTGAGACCCTGACTCCTGTTCAACAGAAAAGGATTCTGGAACTCATCCACGCCCGCTAA
- a CDS encoding glutaredoxin family protein translates to MKAPELDFYYFDSCPYCQRVINVINKHKIKVNWIDIYEDLNALQKLIQITGRKTVPCLFIDGDPMHESSDIMAWLEANVDRLTKTT, encoded by the coding sequence ATGAAAGCCCCTGAACTAGATTTTTATTACTTCGACTCTTGTCCTTATTGCCAAAGAGTTATAAATGTCATTAATAAGCACAAAATTAAAGTTAACTGGATCGACATCTATGAAGATCTAAATGCGCTCCAAAAGCTTATCCAGATCACGGGAAGAAAAACTGTCCCTTGCCTGTTTATCGATGGAGATCCTATGCATGAGTCATCAGATATCATGGCATGGTTAGAAGCAAACGTTGACCGTCTGACAAAGACAACTTAA
- a CDS encoding Tad domain-containing protein gives MIKSNRGQLSIFMGVTLLLVMGMLAFIVNVGLFVKAKINLQNAVDAAAFSGAATQARQLSNIAYVNWEMRNTYKEWMFKYYILGQMGLVKGVNNNLSDNVLSSNTRVNYILKTPNADVSGSNLGSGGNAYDKYNVPTICIHNNSSNDICTLYNLPGIPRFPAIGVAGISEIHEAFVNKLVEEKGANCSARTQINFLAALSWAYSSGLKEIPGAPLIATNRTGAWPEALELAMRMRNLEMIVNRPPVAEITANNMNNFASVGQNIGLNERPTKAFMSAFRNLGGGKYKDNISSGGVAQDELAATFKLTEISPQPFQAPEKSVSGFLIPTTFTYPGESSMTALTKHYLDLQAVPVNYATMFSTFATTRNEFESNVAMESSCFVSKSAMPVPGYLLGFVKNPAVVTYYAVKGEAEFTGLFFPRLQGDQSGSFKLTAYAAAKPYGGRIGPRLFNFTDGDRSVVPREDENARSSSYIGGIRIQVSTGYAPGMPIPSSETFWANDLNSLVGGVPGSGSPISYGIPNMIYDFDTDSDLAAQNTGGVTRIQTITPRISAFMSTQESQGLYNSYQVRKLKQALGGDFTGKNMTSSDLIRALVSARRVTKYDAANYMIPDFSHDGEAKSNAAPRVKKTLDPNTGMPNSFQYQLFAPLLGPELLYKTSSEVGTIVMTYMSANQGAIEAYTAALLEVARKIYSLDQGKGNSTNLSAQAGQSIHANAAGGSAIPPEISSPDPTSPAGCNHGDMASKFYHFFTKSQIQCGIVPLESLMIEYIDKKVNQPNGDLFYTTSYYNPLPNNTTMTAYYPGMRQGGGADATAQNPIGVTTDTGTYSLRRNFYSTKFVALNKLISGYKDNVYLESDTKPVSDLPVLPMQNPVKSDATTNLNSPFFLDF, from the coding sequence GTGATTAAAAGTAACCGCGGACAGCTCAGTATCTTCATGGGTGTCACCTTATTGCTGGTGATGGGAATGCTTGCGTTTATCGTCAACGTAGGACTTTTCGTAAAGGCCAAAATCAACCTGCAAAACGCTGTAGACGCCGCCGCCTTCTCAGGGGCCGCAACTCAGGCACGCCAACTCTCTAACATCGCCTACGTAAACTGGGAGATGAGAAACACTTACAAAGAATGGATGTTTAAATACTACATCCTAGGGCAGATGGGTCTGGTTAAGGGAGTAAACAACAATCTTTCAGACAACGTTCTATCATCGAACACTCGTGTAAATTATATTTTAAAAACACCTAACGCCGACGTCTCAGGATCAAACTTAGGTTCAGGTGGAAACGCTTACGATAAATACAACGTTCCTACGATCTGTATTCACAACAACTCTTCTAACGACATCTGTACACTTTATAACCTACCGGGGATCCCTCGCTTCCCAGCAATTGGAGTAGCAGGAATTTCAGAAATTCACGAAGCATTCGTCAACAAACTGGTAGAAGAAAAAGGGGCCAACTGTTCGGCAAGAACACAGATTAACTTCCTTGCAGCTCTTTCATGGGCCTATAGTTCAGGATTAAAAGAAATTCCTGGTGCACCTCTGATTGCAACAAACAGGACTGGGGCATGGCCAGAAGCTCTTGAGCTGGCAATGAGAATGAGAAACCTGGAAATGATTGTTAATCGTCCTCCGGTAGCTGAGATCACTGCAAACAACATGAATAACTTTGCCTCCGTCGGACAAAATATTGGACTTAACGAAAGACCAACCAAGGCCTTCATGTCCGCCTTCAGGAACCTGGGTGGAGGAAAATACAAAGACAACATCTCTTCTGGTGGTGTTGCTCAAGATGAATTAGCAGCGACTTTTAAGCTCACAGAAATTTCTCCACAACCTTTTCAAGCACCGGAGAAATCAGTCTCAGGATTCTTAATCCCTACGACATTCACCTACCCAGGTGAATCAAGTATGACTGCTTTGACTAAACACTATCTCGATCTACAGGCCGTGCCAGTTAACTACGCTACGATGTTCTCTACTTTTGCGACGACTCGAAATGAGTTTGAATCAAACGTAGCAATGGAATCGAGCTGCTTTGTTTCTAAATCAGCAATGCCTGTTCCTGGTTACCTTTTAGGGTTCGTTAAAAATCCTGCCGTCGTGACTTACTATGCAGTAAAAGGCGAAGCTGAGTTCACCGGGCTTTTCTTCCCTCGCTTACAAGGCGATCAATCAGGGTCATTTAAACTGACTGCCTATGCTGCTGCTAAACCATACGGTGGAAGAATTGGTCCAAGACTTTTTAACTTCACGGATGGTGACAGATCAGTTGTCCCAAGAGAAGACGAAAACGCGAGAAGCAGTTCATATATCGGAGGGATTAGAATCCAGGTATCGACTGGGTATGCTCCGGGTATGCCAATTCCTTCAAGCGAAACTTTCTGGGCCAATGACCTCAACTCTCTGGTTGGTGGAGTTCCAGGTTCGGGTTCACCGATTTCATACGGTATCCCTAATATGATTTACGATTTCGACACAGACAGCGACCTTGCAGCTCAAAACACTGGTGGGGTCACTCGCATTCAGACTATCACTCCAAGAATTTCTGCTTTTATGAGCACTCAAGAATCACAAGGCCTTTATAACTCTTACCAGGTAAGAAAGTTAAAACAGGCACTGGGTGGAGATTTCACTGGTAAAAACATGACGTCTTCTGATTTGATCCGCGCTCTCGTCTCGGCCAGAAGAGTGACAAAATACGATGCGGCCAACTACATGATCCCCGATTTTTCTCACGATGGTGAAGCTAAGAGTAATGCTGCTCCAAGAGTGAAAAAAACGCTGGACCCGAATACTGGAATGCCCAACTCATTTCAATACCAGCTCTTTGCTCCTTTGCTTGGGCCAGAACTTCTCTACAAAACATCGTCTGAAGTTGGAACAATCGTTATGACTTACATGAGTGCCAACCAAGGCGCGATTGAAGCCTACACGGCCGCTTTACTTGAAGTGGCCAGAAAGATTTATAGCCTTGACCAAGGGAAAGGAAACTCAACTAACCTCAGTGCCCAGGCCGGTCAAAGTATCCATGCCAATGCGGCCGGTGGTAGCGCAATTCCACCTGAAATTTCCAGCCCTGACCCAACTAGTCCTGCAGGTTGTAACCACGGCGATATGGCCTCGAAGTTTTATCATTTTTTTACGAAATCTCAGATTCAATGCGGGATCGTTCCGCTTGAATCGCTGATGATTGAGTACATTGACAAGAAGGTCAACCAACCTAACGGCGACCTATTCTATACGACCAGCTACTACAACCCACTGCCGAATAATACGACAATGACTGCGTATTACCCGGGAATGCGCCAAGGTGGGGGGGCCGATGCGACCGCTCAAAATCCTATTGGGGTTACTACTGACACGGGGACCTACTCATTGCGCAGAAACTTCTATTCAACTAAGTTTGTTGCTCTAAATAAGCTTATTAGCGGTTATAAAGACAATGTGTACCTTGAATCAGACACAAAGCCCGTCTCAGACCTGCCTGTTTTGCCAATGCAAAACCCGGTCAAATCTGATGCCACAACTAATCTTAACAGCCCCTTTTTTCTTGATTTTTAA
- a CDS encoding single-stranded DNA-binding protein has product MSMSVNKVIILGRLGQDPELKYTPGGMAVCNFTLATSESWADKAGQKQERTEWHRIVVWGKLAELCNQYLTKGRQAYVEGSLQTRSWDDKSGQKRYTTEINAKTIQFIGGATAGAGANAGAGKDMNQSGPSYDSSMVNQDYDISTDTNFTSDDIPF; this is encoded by the coding sequence ATCTCAATGAGTGTTAACAAAGTAATTATCCTTGGACGTCTAGGACAAGACCCAGAGTTGAAATACACTCCAGGTGGAATGGCAGTTTGTAACTTCACACTAGCGACAAGCGAATCATGGGCAGACAAAGCAGGACAAAAACAAGAAAGAACTGAATGGCATAGAATTGTTGTTTGGGGAAAACTTGCTGAGCTTTGCAACCAATACCTAACAAAAGGAAGACAAGCGTACGTTGAAGGATCACTTCAAACTCGTTCATGGGACGATAAGAGCGGCCAAAAACGTTACACAACAGAAATCAACGCTAAGACTATTCAGTTCATCGGTGGAGCAACTGCTGGTGCTGGTGCAAATGCTGGAGCAGGTAAAGATATGAACCAAAGCGGTCCATCTTACGACTCAAGCATGGTTAACCAAGATTACGACATTTCGACAGACACAAACTTCACATCTGACGACATTCCGTTTTAG
- a CDS encoding CBS domain-containing protein, whose protein sequence is MNAESIMSKDLITINNDVPIIDAYRLMKEKDIRHLPVVDHNQRIIGILSDRDVQKAMVAKKLDEYYCETPTDNKVSSFMNSPVYMVNEKTDLKAVAKIMIREKISSLIVENDEHDITGIVTTTDMLAYILQTLEKMDHNPNWTQWTMSYYLNSHKK, encoded by the coding sequence ATGAATGCTGAAAGTATTATGTCCAAAGACCTCATCACAATTAACAACGACGTCCCTATCATTGATGCTTATAGATTGATGAAGGAAAAAGATATCCGCCACCTTCCGGTTGTTGATCACAATCAAAGGATTATTGGTATCCTGAGTGACCGCGATGTTCAAAAAGCAATGGTCGCTAAGAAGCTTGATGAATACTACTGTGAGACTCCAACGGATAACAAAGTTTCAAGTTTTATGAACTCACCTGTGTATATGGTGAATGAAAAAACAGACTTGAAAGCCGTTGCTAAAATAATGATTAGAGAAAAAATCTCTTCGCTGATTGTTGAAAACGATGAGCACGATATTACTGGTATCGTGACAACAACTGATATGCTTGCCTACATTCTTCAGACACTGGAAAAAATGGATCACAATCCGAACTGGACTCAGTGGACGATGTCTTACTATTTAAATAGTCACAAGAAATAA
- a CDS encoding DUF748 domain-containing protein: MKTLLNTLTFLTYKLPRNIIIGAIALYTLFGFFIVPLIMESQVEKFIAESYKEKVQIEKIFFNPYTFELEVKKFAIPDTTSGGIDKNRLMFERLYLNLEIFPLFVKEITFKEASFEGAHVYLSFYKQQKNNWTSFAPKKAEEKKESSGAPWTLVLKKLSFDKDYFQFRDFNYPTPVNLPLGPLSLKASNVSTTIGNQSALESLFINLGDQGSLLLKGKVSLSPPSADIHLTAKKFPLNFLTAYMSNTTYLSLNQGSLDFNGSIDYEKAVFSIKGDAQVNNFSLISTKDQTDILKIKKADFQSLFYSTAPAKFTLEAMVFDELKSYVLLKPDGTLNYKELMKPTPASQVAPTTSETATAETKKPGLNYKINKIKLINGQLDYNDWQIKPKFIAHIHTLNGDIGPLSNNPENKIDIALNGMVEDQGKFTSKGYYFQSIKPLDLNLDVKFANIEMTTFTPYSGHFMGYEIKKGKLFLDVNYTLKKNRIVGKNKVRLDQFTLGEKVESKNSTNLPLKLAVALLKDRKGQIKFNLPLEGETNSPKFSYGSAIRTALFNMIVNIALSPFDFLADAFGIGKEVQLIEFENQLITFKAGNETKIDSVTRILEERPELRLEILGTCSEKEFVVEGAKEQPVIEEAQYKEIGLKRAQLVQNLLAKKGISAERLFVMAGKKNDDSIGKSGAVLIFKAD; the protein is encoded by the coding sequence ATGAAAACCTTATTAAATACCCTGACGTTTTTAACTTATAAACTTCCACGCAATATTATTATTGGGGCCATTGCCCTCTACACTCTCTTTGGTTTTTTCATCGTTCCATTAATCATGGAATCCCAGGTCGAAAAATTCATCGCAGAAAGCTACAAAGAAAAAGTTCAAATCGAAAAAATCTTTTTCAATCCCTATACTTTTGAATTAGAAGTTAAAAAATTCGCCATTCCTGATACGACATCAGGAGGAATCGATAAAAATCGCCTGATGTTTGAGCGCCTCTATCTCAACCTTGAAATCTTCCCTCTCTTTGTTAAAGAGATCACTTTTAAAGAAGCAAGTTTTGAAGGCGCTCACGTTTATTTAAGTTTTTACAAACAACAAAAAAACAATTGGACATCTTTTGCACCTAAAAAAGCTGAGGAGAAAAAAGAATCCTCAGGAGCTCCCTGGACTTTGGTTTTAAAGAAGCTTTCTTTCGATAAAGACTATTTCCAATTCAGAGACTTTAATTATCCTACTCCTGTTAATCTTCCTCTTGGACCTTTGAGTTTAAAGGCCTCGAATGTTAGTACGACGATTGGAAATCAATCCGCACTAGAGAGTCTCTTTATCAATCTTGGAGACCAGGGAAGCCTGCTTCTCAAAGGAAAAGTGAGCCTCTCTCCTCCTTCGGCCGATATTCACTTAACGGCAAAGAAGTTCCCACTTAATTTCCTAACGGCTTATATGTCGAATACGACTTACTTAAGCCTCAACCAAGGCAGTCTCGATTTTAATGGAAGCATTGATTACGAAAAAGCCGTTTTTAGCATTAAAGGTGATGCGCAAGTTAATAACTTCTCTCTTATTTCAACAAAAGATCAAACTGACATCTTAAAGATTAAGAAGGCCGATTTCCAATCGCTTTTCTATTCGACAGCGCCAGCGAAGTTTACCCTTGAAGCGATGGTCTTTGATGAACTTAAAAGTTATGTTCTTCTAAAGCCAGATGGAACTTTAAATTATAAAGAACTGATGAAGCCAACTCCAGCCTCTCAAGTTGCGCCGACAACTTCTGAAACTGCAACTGCCGAAACTAAGAAGCCTGGTTTAAATTACAAAATTAACAAGATTAAACTCATTAACGGCCAGCTCGACTACAACGACTGGCAAATAAAACCGAAGTTTATCGCCCACATTCACACTCTCAATGGTGATATTGGCCCTCTTTCTAATAATCCAGAAAATAAAATTGATATCGCCCTTAACGGAATGGTGGAAGACCAAGGAAAATTCACCTCAAAAGGTTATTACTTCCAAAGTATCAAACCTCTCGACTTAAACCTCGATGTGAAGTTTGCCAATATTGAGATGACCACATTCACTCCCTACTCGGGCCACTTCATGGGTTATGAGATCAAAAAAGGGAAGCTCTTCCTTGACGTCAATTACACTCTAAAGAAAAACCGGATTGTAGGGAAAAACAAAGTTCGCCTAGATCAGTTTACGTTAGGAGAAAAAGTTGAAAGTAAGAACTCAACCAATCTTCCTCTAAAGCTTGCCGTCGCTCTTTTAAAAGACCGCAAAGGTCAGATCAAATTCAATCTTCCTCTTGAAGGGGAAACGAACTCTCCCAAGTTCTCTTACGGCAGTGCCATCAGGACTGCGCTTTTTAATATGATTGTTAATATCGCGTTGTCCCCTTTTGATTTTCTGGCAGATGCTTTTGGAATTGGAAAAGAAGTCCAGCTGATTGAATTTGAAAATCAGCTAATTACTTTTAAGGCCGGGAATGAAACTAAGATTGACAGTGTCACCAGGATTTTGGAAGAAAGGCCGGAGCTTCGTTTGGAAATCTTAGGAACTTGCTCTGAAAAAGAATTTGTAGTTGAAGGTGCTAAAGAGCAACCGGTTATTGAAGAAGCCCAATACAAAGAAATTGGACTTAAGAGAGCTCAGCTCGTTCAAAACCTTCTTGCTAAAAAAGGAATTAGCGCCGAGAGACTTTTTGTCATGGCGGGGAAAAAGAATGATGATTCGATTGGGAAATCGGGGGCGGTTTTAATCTTTAAAGCGGATTAA
- a CDS encoding thioesterase domain-containing protein, translating into MTTKVADKAPVKNSNLQNLKPFRGNGKLLSETANATKTAEGLPKAEITDQAKMLKAQETTTPAEPAPETAPEQPSSSPSTPSSSVMDKAASVAKAIAKAPVMPVVVPKNTKSIENKISDKKPDAPPHFIKKPAVIFIEGFSAFGISNGDGIKEMSDNFPGAKRFDWTEHDQIVGEIKKHAPDQPVVLVGHSFGGDTAIEVANELNSAKNGFRPIDLLVSIDAVGMNKTIIPINVKSNLNFFGEGILPFVHGDPTVARNTKYTDVTNELRSDMHSKMDDSPEVQFEIFQKINEVLGNAGQEDIFIEISETSQIKDVLDAIKNSL; encoded by the coding sequence ATGACGACGAAAGTAGCAGATAAAGCTCCCGTAAAAAATTCCAATCTCCAAAACTTAAAACCGTTTCGAGGGAATGGAAAACTTCTGTCTGAAACTGCCAATGCTACTAAGACTGCTGAAGGTCTGCCAAAAGCAGAAATCACTGATCAGGCAAAAATGCTGAAAGCTCAGGAGACGACAACTCCAGCAGAACCCGCGCCTGAAACAGCACCAGAGCAGCCATCGTCATCACCATCAACTCCTTCTTCATCGGTAATGGATAAAGCGGCATCTGTGGCTAAAGCGATTGCGAAAGCTCCTGTTATGCCAGTGGTTGTTCCAAAAAACACGAAGTCTATTGAAAATAAAATCTCTGATAAAAAACCAGATGCCCCACCTCACTTCATTAAAAAGCCAGCTGTTATTTTCATCGAGGGCTTTTCAGCATTTGGGATTTCTAATGGCGATGGCATTAAAGAAATGTCTGATAACTTTCCAGGCGCTAAACGCTTTGACTGGACTGAACACGACCAGATCGTCGGCGAAATCAAAAAGCACGCTCCAGATCAACCTGTCGTTCTCGTAGGACACAGCTTTGGTGGAGACACGGCCATTGAAGTGGCCAATGAATTAAACTCAGCGAAAAACGGTTTCCGCCCTATTGACCTCCTGGTTTCAATCGATGCCGTTGGGATGAATAAAACCATCATTCCTATTAACGTTAAAAGTAATCTAAACTTCTTTGGCGAAGGAATTCTTCCTTTCGTTCATGGCGACCCGACGGTTGCCCGCAACACAAAATACACTGACGTCACAAATGAGTTGCGTTCAGATATGCACTCGAAGATGGACGACAGTCCTGAAGTACAGTTTGAGATCTTCCAGAAAATTAATGAAGTTCTGGGTAATGCAGGACAGGAAGATATCTTTATTGAGATTAGTGAGACTAGTCAGATTAAAGATGTTTTGGATGCGATAAAAAATAGTCTTTAG
- a CDS encoding 3'-5' exoribonuclease YhaM family protein: MNKTQFINQLGSKDDVLSPFLVKYINSAEGKDGKSYLNIILADKSGEIEARKWHGAETIIGQIRSGDVVIVNGKINQFQGRLQLIVNELSKLGEEQFNREDYIQKAGSAPEKMFQELLEIVDSLDEVYIKDLLNSILHDPEIARRLKIWQAGKSIHHAYQSGLLEHILSCTKLAVILSPHYKVNKSYVVAGCILHDLCKIYELTEGPVVDYTEEGKLVGHLVKGLEIVDHYAAKIKNFPYNMKMHIKHILLAHHGEYEYGSPKIPNTSEAYLVHLIDLMDSKMGSLEQIKKHDSSTGHWSGFVKHMDRIVYKSELPSFTHYVDEDKKPSPAVAHEAPQAPKASGNNNKELKSSLGNLLKDFKVED, from the coding sequence TTGAATAAGACCCAATTCATCAATCAGCTTGGTTCAAAAGACGATGTCCTCTCTCCTTTTTTGGTAAAATACATCAATAGTGCCGAAGGAAAGGATGGAAAAAGCTATCTCAACATTATTTTGGCCGATAAGTCTGGAGAAATAGAGGCCCGCAAGTGGCATGGGGCCGAAACGATTATCGGACAAATCCGCTCAGGTGATGTGGTCATCGTCAATGGTAAGATCAATCAATTCCAAGGCCGTCTCCAGCTCATCGTAAATGAACTTTCTAAACTCGGTGAAGAGCAATTCAACCGCGAAGACTATATTCAAAAGGCCGGAAGTGCTCCGGAAAAAATGTTTCAGGAACTCTTAGAGATCGTCGACTCACTTGATGAAGTCTATATTAAGGACTTGTTGAATTCGATTCTTCACGACCCGGAAATCGCTCGCCGTCTTAAAATCTGGCAAGCGGGAAAGAGCATTCACCATGCTTACCAATCAGGTCTTTTAGAGCACATCCTCTCATGTACAAAACTCGCAGTGATTCTCTCTCCTCATTATAAGGTGAATAAGTCTTACGTTGTGGCCGGTTGTATTCTGCATGATCTTTGCAAAATTTACGAACTCACTGAAGGCCCGGTTGTCGATTACACAGAGGAAGGAAAACTCGTTGGTCACCTGGTGAAAGGACTTGAAATCGTCGATCACTACGCTGCTAAAATTAAAAATTTCCCATACAACATGAAGATGCATATCAAGCACATCCTGCTTGCTCATCATGGTGAATACGAATACGGATCTCCAAAAATACCGAACACATCAGAAGCTTACCTGGTTCACTTAATTGATTTAATGGACTCAAAGATGGGCTCACTTGAACAAATCAAAAAACACGATTCGAGTACTGGGCACTGGAGTGGGTTTGTAAAACACATGGACCGCATTGTGTATAAGAGCGAACTTCCAAGCTTCACTCATTATGTTGATGAAGACAAAAAGCCTTCACCTGCAGTGGCCCATGAAGCTCCGCAAGCTCCTAAGGCCTCAGGTAACAATAATAAAGAGTTAAAATCATCACTTGGGAATCTTTTAAAGGACTTCAAAGTCGAGGACTAA
- the gap gene encoding type I glyceraldehyde-3-phosphate dehydrogenase, protein MTKIKVGINGMGRIGRTVLREFFNRNESEFEIVAVNNPGKAEQYVHLLKYDSVHGPFQGDVHLEGDSLSVNGKLLKFYSQKDPSEIPWGDLGVQVVIDSTGVFKDKEGLSKHMHGTVKKVIMCAPGKGLDATFVMGVNHNIYDAGKHHVISNASCTTNCLAPIVKVLNEKFGIETGFMTTVHSYTSDQMLLDGSHSDPRRARAAAMSIIPTTTGAAKTVGEIIPELKGKLDGYSFRVPTPNVSLTDFVATLKKPASAAEINAALKEASETSLKGILRYETEELVSVDFMGMRHSSCLDASLTNVIGNTVKVVSWYDNEAGFSNRVLDLVKFIGSKGL, encoded by the coding sequence ATGACTAAAATTAAAGTTGGTATTAACGGAATGGGACGCATCGGAAGAACTGTTTTACGCGAGTTTTTCAACCGCAATGAATCTGAATTCGAAATCGTTGCAGTTAACAACCCAGGTAAAGCAGAACAATACGTTCACCTTTTAAAATATGATTCAGTTCACGGACCATTTCAAGGTGATGTTCATCTTGAAGGTGATAGCCTGAGTGTTAACGGTAAACTTCTAAAGTTCTACTCTCAAAAAGATCCATCAGAAATTCCTTGGGGAGATCTTGGAGTTCAAGTTGTTATCGATTCAACAGGTGTATTCAAAGATAAAGAAGGTCTTTCAAAACACATGCACGGAACTGTTAAAAAAGTTATTATGTGTGCTCCCGGGAAAGGACTTGATGCAACTTTCGTAATGGGTGTTAACCACAACATTTACGATGCGGGAAAACACCACGTGATCTCAAATGCATCTTGTACAACAAACTGTCTGGCTCCGATTGTAAAAGTTCTTAACGAAAAATTTGGAATTGAAACTGGATTCATGACAACTGTTCACTCATACACATCTGATCAAATGCTTCTTGATGGATCACACTCTGATCCTCGTCGCGCTCGTGCAGCTGCAATGTCGATTATTCCAACGACAACAGGAGCAGCTAAGACTGTAGGAGAAATCATTCCTGAACTAAAAGGGAAACTGGATGGATACTCTTTCCGCGTTCCAACTCCAAACGTTTCTCTAACAGACTTCGTTGCAACTCTTAAGAAGCCGGCAAGTGCAGCAGAAATCAACGCTGCTCTAAAAGAAGCAAGTGAAACATCACTCAAAGGAATTCTACGTTATGAAACAGAAGAACTTGTTTCAGTAGACTTTATGGGAATGAGACACTCTTCATGTTTAGATGCTTCTTTAACTAACGTGATTGGAAACACTGTAAAAGTTGTCTCTTGGTACGATAACGAAGCAGGATTCTCAAACCGTGTTCTTGACCTTGTTAAGTTCATCGGTTCAAAAGGACTATAA